GTCTGGTTAGTCGCATACACCGTATTTTGTGTCAGCAAAGCACTCGATAGTAATAGCGTTCCTAAAGTTAACGTCACAATTTTTTTCATTGTTGGCCCCCTGCGTATTCTTTTAGATTATGATTATCCATCAGTATGAATAAGATTTACACTATAGATACCATATGTATATTATTAAATAGCGCCGATTTAAAATCAACTAATAACCCTTTTAGATAAGCCAAACAAAAAAGACCTGCGTCAAAGACTCAGGCCCTACATTGTATATGTCCTACTATTAGCGGATGCATTTAGTCGTTGATTGTCTCACGACAAGTTCTGTGCTCAAAACAATCCGTTGAGCAATTGACGGGTTTTCAATTCGTTTTTGTAATAACGCCATACCGACCTCACCCATTTCTTCAGTAAAGGTCTTAACTGTCGTCAGCGGCGGGTTCAGATAACGCGCAAAGGACAGGTCATTAATACCGACTACCGAAATCGTCTCTGGTACCTTAATCTGTTGAGCTGCTAATTCATTCATCACACCAATCGCCATCGCATCGTTGGCGGCTAGAATCGCCGTTGGTAATTCATCCCCCCAACTGGCTAGTGCCTGTTTAGTTAATGTTTCGCCTAAACTGACTGACAAACGCGCATTAGTATCGACAAAAAAATAGTGCTCATCAAATAATTGATAATGCTGCATAATATCACGATACGTATTTACAACCGGTGTCCGGTATGGACGGTAACCATGTAAGTTATCGTGTTCCTCAGCCCCGATAAAGGCAATCTTTTGATGCCCTAACTGAATTAAGTGCTCAATTGCCAACTCAGCCGCTTGTTCATAATCACTGTTAACCGTATCAAAATTCTGAAGCGGAAAATTAGTCCCAATAAAAACAGCATTCTCGCTCAGCTTAACAATCCTTTTGATGGTTTGCTCGTCAAACTTCCCAATACAGATACTACCAACAACTGACTGCATAGCATCTGAAGCTGTATCTCCCTTAATCAGATTATATCCCAGCTGTTGGGCTGCTTTTTCAGCACCAATTCGAATCGACATATAATAAAGATCATCGAATTCTTCATCACCTTGCCGCCATTGGAATAAAGCAATATTCTTTTCCGTAGCTTTGGTACTCTTGACCTTACGCTTCTTATGTTTCTTCGTTTTATATTTTGTGTAGTTTAGCGCTTCGGCGGTTTCAAACACCTTACGCTTAGTCGCTTCAGTAACGCTCAATGATGCATCGTAATTTAAAATTCGCGATACAGTCGCAATTGAGACATTCGCTTGTTCCGCAATGTCGCTAATCGTTGCCATGGTGACTCCCTTCGATAACTTAACTAAAAAAATAAGCCACGACTTATTTTGAGGCATTCGCAATCGCACCAAAGTGATCATGCCTATCCTCTATTATAGACTATTTCAAGCCTAATATAACAGGAATTAGACGAGTATTCCGGTCAAAATAAAAAAGCCATCGCTAGGATGACTGCTTAAAATTTATTATTCATCTAACGTATACACCTTAGGGTTCTGTGCAGCGTTGATGACAGCATCTGAATATTCATATCGAGTCCCAACATCATGCCAATTTAACGCGTTTATCTCTTCAAAACTAATATCATCAATTGGCCGTAATCCCAATGCTTCCGACGGCGATTGCCAGTAATAGCTGATTGTCTGATTACTATTCACGAGATAACCACCGATTGTTGAGCCATTCCCTGAATTACCGGATAGAATATAATGCATTTCTTCATTTGGCTTCGTTTGAACATGGAATTCTATATCATTTTCAAAACCATTAACATGCTCTGTAAAATCAGTCATTTTTAACAAGTACCCCACAATATTTGCATCTGTCGGTCTGTTTTGTGTATTATGTTGTCCCTTTTTCTGATAACCGGCGATAACCTCTGCTTTTGTTGTTTTCTGAATACTTGATAACGTTAGCCAGTCGCCATTTCCGAACCGCGACCCACTTTGACCCGATAAATTACGAATTTGGTATTGCCCATTATTATTCCTTAAATCAAATTTCGATACGCCTTTTGCAACATGTTGCTCTCCAGTATCAGTATCTACCATAATTAAGCCATTACTTCTCAATTCATAATACCCAGCATTTTTATAAATAATTGTCCCCGAACTCATGATTTGAGTAGTACCGTCTGCAGGATAGACAATGCTAAATTGCCCATCATCTTCTAGCGATTCAATATTAACCGCCAAATAATTTGATGTGGTCCAAGAACCAGTTGTTAAATTCTGGTGCGCCACCGTTGATTCTTTTTTAGCCGTGATCACTTTTTTCCGCGTCATACTAGATGTGGTCGTCGTAACTTTCTTTTTCTTTATATTATCCTGTATTTTATGATGCTGCGTATCAGGCGTTGCTTGCGTTCGCATCATGCCGCCTAGTTTGAACCCGGCAATAATAATTAGTCCCAAAATTAAAACAGCCCCAATAATCTGCTTCATTTGCTTTGTCATTTACTTACTCCCCCGTAAAAGTATTAATAATTCCGCTATCTATCGCTTCAGTATACCTGATGTTAATCACAAATAAAATATCAGCTAAATCACAACAAATAAAAAAACTAGGTTTCAGAATCAACCTAGCATTTCTCAATTCTTACTTCTGATTATATTGTTTTAACGCTAATGCAAAGTCTCCAAGTGTTGCCGATCCATTGTTCTCAACTAACGGCATCGTTATATAATCTTCTAACTTAGGGACTTCAACATAATTGTTTAATTGCTCCTTAAATTGCAATCTAACTTTATCTAAGAAGATTTTATTAACTACCCCGCCTCCTAAAACAATTTTATTAGGGCGAATAATCAAGGTTTGTTGCACCACAGCTTGTGCTAAATAGTAGGCCATAATATCCCAAACCGGGGCTGACTGATCGACATCCTGTCCTTTTTTGCCTAATCGCTTCTCAAAAGTGGGCCCAGCAATCAATCCCTCTAGGCAATCACCGTGAAATGGGCAGATACCTTTGAAATTTAAATCATCTGGATGTCGCTTCACGAGGACGTGTCCCATTTCAGGATGGCCCAAGGTTCCGATTAATTGACCATTGATAATAGCACCAGCACCAACCCCCGTCCCCACCGTATAGTAAACTAGCGAATCAACAGGCTCCTGCGATATCTGAGCAGCTACATATTCACCATATGCTGAACCATTGACATCCGTTGTAAAAATAATTGGGCGTGCAAGTTCCTTCTTTAGATAACCCACAAAATCGACATCATGCCACCCAAGCTTGGGAGTATTTGTAATATATCCATATTTGGCGTGATTTTTCCGTAATTCGATTGGCCCAAATGAAGCGACTGTTATTACTGTCACATTTGGGAATTTTTTAAAAAAGGTGACTACTCGCGCTAAAGTTTCTTGTGGCGTTGTCGTCGCAAATGTTACTTTATCCTTAACTTGATAGTACTCATCGCCCACGGCACAAACAAATTTAGTTCCGCCGGCTTCTACACTGCCCACTAATAATTCACTCATGTTACTTTTCCTCATTCCCGATAGCTACAACCAACGCATCATACGGCTGTAATACACCACTTGTCGCTATTTTATTTAATAATAAATTATTACTAATAATTTTTTGGTTAGGTCCGAAGTGCTGAATGGGTAACGTATAACTTTCTCTATTCTTAGATAAGTTAATAATAACTAACCAACTCTGTTCTCCTAACATCCGTTTGTAGCTAATCACATTTTGATTACCTGTCGGTACATTTTCAAACCGACCTTGGCGAATAATTGCGTTACGTTTTCGTAACTTTATTAACTGCTGGTAAGTCGCATAAATAGAGCGTTCATCTTGTTTGGCCAATTCAACATTGATTTCTAAATAGTTAGGGTTTACCGGTAACCATGGCGTCCCATCTGTGAAACCTGATTGATTCTTACCATTCCATTGCATCGGATGCCGCGCGTTGTCTCGACCTTTAGCATTAATCCCATTTAAGATATCACTTATCGCATAGCCTTGTTGCTGTCGTTGTTGGTAAACGCGCCGACTCTCAATATCCTCAATTTCGTGATAACTCGTAATTGGATAATTGGTCATGCCAATTTCCTCACCCTGATAAATATACGGGGTTCCTTTAAGCATATGCAGGTAAATTGCTAATGCTTGCGCACTTTTTTCACGATACTGGCTATCGTCTCCCCAACGTGACACAATTCGCGGTAAATCATGATTACTCCAAAATAACGAGTTCCAACCAACGCCATCTAGCGCTAATTGCCATTTACTAAATACCGCATGTAACTCTGCTGGAATAAGTGGTTTTAAATCCCAGCGAGTCATCCCTGGTTGTTTATCTAAATTAATTTGTTCAAATTGAAAAATCATCGATAGTTCGTGGCGATTAGGATTACTGTACAGCTGGC
This DNA window, taken from Latilactobacillus sakei, encodes the following:
- a CDS encoding LacI family transcriptional regulator codes for the protein MATISDIAEQANVSIATVSRILNYDASLSVTEATKRKVFETAEALNYTKYKTKKHKKRKVKSTKATEKNIALFQWRQGDEEFDDLYYMSIRIGAEKAAQQLGYNLIKGDTASDAMQSVVGSICIGKFDEQTIKRIVKLSENAVFIGTNFPLQNFDTVNSDYEQAAELAIEHLIQLGHQKIAFIGAEEHDNLHGYRPYRTPVVNTYRDIMQHYQLFDEHYFFVDTNARLSVSLGETLTKQALASWGDELPTAILAANDAMAIGVMNELAAQQIKVPETISVVGINDLSFARYLNPPLTTVKTFTEEMGEVGMALLQKRIENPSIAQRIVLSTELVVRQSTTKCIR
- a CDS encoding fructokinase/branched chain amino acid--2-keto-4-methylthiobutyrate aminotransferase; translation: MRKSNMSELLVGSVEAGGTKFVCAVGDEYYQVKDKVTFATTTPQETLARVVTFFKKFPNVTVITVASFGPIELRKNHAKYGYITNTPKLGWHDVDFVGYLKKELARPIIFTTDVNGSAYGEYVAAQISQEPVDSLVYYTVGTGVGAGAIINGQLIGTLGHPEMGHVLVKRHPDDLNFKGICPFHGDCLEGLIAGPTFEKRLGKKGQDVDQSAPVWDIMAYYLAQAVVQQTLIIRPNKIVLGGGVVNKIFLDKVRLQFKEQLNNYVEVPKLEDYITMPLVENNGSATLGDFALALKQYNQK
- a CDS encoding glucohydrolase — encoded protein: MQTNWWQNAVFYQVYPRSFQDSNGDGIGDIQGIIQRLDYLVDLGVNVIWLSPVYQSPNVDNGYDISDYQAINPEYGSMVDMEQLIEAAKIRKIKIVMDLVVNHTSDQHPWFLEARKSKDNPYRDFYIWRDPATDGSVPNDLQSNFKGSAWAFDAVTGQYYLHFYAKEQPDLNWQNPKVREAVYQMMTWWLQKGIGGFRMDVIDLIGKEPDHKIKENGPQLHAYLQEMNARVLSQYDVVTVGETWGATPEIGQLYSNPNRHELSMIFQFEQINLDKQPGMTRWDLKPLIPAELHAVFSKWQLALDGVGWNSLFWSNHDLPRIVSRWGDDSQYREKSAQALAIYLHMLKGTPYIYQGEEIGMTNYPITSYHEIEDIESRRVYQQRQQQGYAISDILNGINAKGRDNARHPMQWNGKNQSGFTDGTPWLPVNPNYLEINVELAKQDERSIYATYQQLIKLRKRNAIIRQGRFENVPTGNQNVISYKRMLGEQSWLVIINLSKNRESYTLPIQHFGPNQKIISNNLLLNKIATSGVLQPYDALVVAIGNEEK